Genomic DNA from Phyllopteryx taeniolatus isolate TA_2022b chromosome 10, UOR_Ptae_1.2, whole genome shotgun sequence:
ATTGCTAAAATCACAGCATCTGTTGCTGTGGTATACTCTGGGGTGAGGGACAACATAAGCCTTTTGTAGCTTTTCTAGAGTGTTTCTATCATTCTCACCTGCTTGTTGGCCAGTACCATTAGAGGCAGGCGGGGGTTGGAGTGCAGCAGCTCGTGCAGTTGGGCCTTGGCGACGGGGAAGAGTTGCGGCGCCGATGAGTCCGCCACGAACACCAACAGCAGCGCCTTGGACATGTACCTCGGCCAGTAAGGCCTCAGCTCTGCCTTGCCGCCGACTGACGACATACACAAGACAAGGCACTGGAAGCAACTGAGAGGCGGACTAGTTGCTGGGTTGagcgtattattattatgcctcactggcataaatagatgaacaaagatacattatttattgtaaatattttttttttttttttttagaaattaagtacacaagaatatacagtaaattaacaggtcatttaaatagacacattcctctatcATGTGATCAGATctgtgatcgttttttttaaactcgctgataggtgatcagccccaaaaatcctgatcgtgtaaagtctagtagTAACCAATAGACTATTTGCTGGGTATTCAGTTCCCAAAATGCAGACTAATTGCTGAACGTTCAAAAGCCGAGACACAAACTATTGGCTGGCTGTTTGTACCCAAGATACAGACTAATTGCTGCTTGTTCAATATCTAAGACACAGAATAGCTACTGTTCCTTCATTTGCTTAGGTACATACCAACTGCTCGACGCTATTGGTTGTTTTGCAGTCTACGTGCAGACTAAATACTGTGTCTTTAGTAGCTACAATTCAGACAATTTGATGTTTGTTTATCACATGACAGTGACCAACTGCTAGGAATAAACTAGCCAGTGTTCATACACTTTTTTAGCAATAGTTTTTCATGACTTTTCCAAACCCTTTCACTTAATTTCCAATCTCGGAAAATTAACAAATAGATTCTAGATTCCGATTATTTTAGGGGGCAAGCTGGGGCATGGTTTAAATCAGGGTTGTCCAAACACTGGTTGCTCGAAAGAAGACTCGGTCTAACTGTTGGATGTATTGTTGCTATAACATAGACCAACTCCTGAGTATTCACTTGATAGCACAAAATTGAAGAATTATTCATCAAGTAAATCAGacaaaagactactttttaagTAGACTTACTCTCAAGGAACTCAATGTGCAGGTCTTCTCTGTTAATGGAGACAGCGTTGAAGCCCTGCGTCGGCACCATGTCAACGTCCAGGCTGCCGATGGCCAAACAGTACAGCAAACTGGACTTACCGGCTCCATCCAGGCCCAGAACCAGCACTTGGGTCCCCTCTGGCTTCACCAACATGGATtgcttcacacacaaacacacaggctTAGTTAGAGATTAAAAGTGGAGGTTGAGATACAGACTATTCTGTGCGTGTTCAGTGCTCATGAGTCAAACTGACTGTAGGATGTTTTATACCCGAGATTCAGAATATTTTCTGGACGCTCATAATGTAAGACACAGACTAACTCCTGGGGGATAAAGTACCTAAAATATAGACTAATTGCTAGATGTTCAATAGCAGAGAtgcagtttgttgttgttgttgttcaattaGAAGTGGAGGCTGTAGCAAGTAATTGCAGTAATAccactgaaatgtttttttgttgttttgtttttttacctacTGGCATCCACACCATTAGCCAGTACCCTAAATTAAAGTAAATTAAACGCTATATAGCGGCGCAACAATAAATTGATGAATGGACAACCAATCCACTATCAAattaacaactattttgataatcaattatcATTTGGataccttgtttaacttaaaattgtccaaatcctctgaatttccacctctcaacagtaaatatccTCTGATTTGTGTAGTCCCCCAactcctccatgaaagcagacctttttgtgttgaatcaaaaggAGACAATTGCAAACATCTGcgtttactttggaaaacaatgatcaacatttttgtctattttctgaccaaaccagtaactgcgCTCACACTGACCGTTTGTCCTTCTCGACTGTGGCCAAAAATCATTGGAAAGTGTCTTAACAAACTTTGATTGTGATTTAATAAAGTTCTGTTGACTCCCCGGTGCTTAGAAGAAACATCACCGAGGTGGGCATGAAAGCGTGGCAGCCGGTGGTGACGCCTACCTCGGATACTTTCGGCGCCCTCTCGGCTGAGCAAACCGGCTCAACTCGGGCAACGGCGACCGTTAGCTCGGCGTCTTCCCCGTCTTCCGTTTTCTTCAGTTTCTCTCCGTCGGGGCTTAGCTTCCCCCGGCCGCTCGCACCGTCGTCCCCTGCGCGACTTTCATCGGACTCCCGGGAGAAGAACGCGTAGTTCCAGACGGCATAGGCCAGTCCTCCAGCCAGAGCGACGGAAAACCCGAGGACGCCGGCTTCCCTCCAACCCAACATGACGCTCACTCAACACCCGGCCGGCCGCTGCTTTAATAAACCGAATTAATTGTTTCATAAACGTGTCCGTTTAACTTGAAAATGAACCGTCTTGTCACACTCCCCTTCTTCATCAACAAGTGGATTAATAGACAGGAAGCGCGAGAGGAACTTCTCCAGCATACTTCCGGCCCCGAGCTCTTTCTTGATGTAATTGTTCAGTCTGACCGAGAGGGggcagaaaagaaaacaaaaatcacaactCTGAAAACAGACTACCTCCTGGATTTTCTATTACGAACATTCATCCCAACTAATGAATGCACAGGAACAAACAAAATAGCTGCCGTGTGTTGACTCGGTTTGAACACCGACTAATAACTGGGTgatcaatcagaatcagctttatcggtcaagtatgttacaagacacacaaggaatttgtctacggtagttggagccactctagtatgacaacattTTGGACATACAAAACACGagtatggagagtcattgagcgatgaaagtgtaccactcgTGTGGTGATTACTCAGTACAGCCTAATTACTGGTCGTTCAGTAAATATATACAGACTAATTGCTGGATTCTCAGAAGCCAAGGCATAGAATAACTGCTGGCAAATCATAATCCAGGATAGACTATTACCTGTGTGTTCTGTACCAAAGATCCAGCCCAATTGCTGGATATTCAATACCTGAGATTCAGAGAATTTGCTCGATGTTCAGTTCAGTAACCAAGACACTTTCTTTGCTGGCCTAAACGCCAACAGAAGCACCGATGTGCATtaacaacctaaattctaatatttgttccattaaattggatggatggatggatagatagatagatagatagatagataaatccTTTATTCAACCTGTGAGAGAACTTAATTTTCAATTATTCCAAACACTGTCTTCTCTTCGTTTTACAAAAGGAACATTTTGTTACATATAACAGAGGTGTGCTAAATGCAGACGGCTGCATATTGCTGGGCTTGGAAATTTTCACCGGCGtcgacatactgtacaaaccAACGGTGACGTCGCCGTTCTCACCGGGTCGTCAGATAAGTTGATCAcatcttatatttttaattgattgcatattatcaaaaatataagacaacatttgatttcttaacaatataacaaataagtGCACACGTGGACCTTCTACTGCTTGTAGCGCCCCTGCTGGTTCTTCCGCCTCAACGCCACCGTCTCCTGGTCGGGGGCGCTCAGGAGCCACGTCTGCGGCTATGACTTCTCTGCGTTCTTTCCGAGAGTCTTCAAGGTGCGGGCCCTCAGTGACAGGGGCCTGGCCGTCTTGTTGGGACCCTGCCACTCGGGCCCCGAGCCGGACGAATCCGCCGCCGCCTCTTGGCGGCACCTCTTGGACTTGGAGCCCCCCTGCTCGTGGCCATAGCCCCGCTTCTTGATGGAGGCCAGCAGGGTGGCCCGGCTACGGCAGGCCCCCCCTTCAGTGGACTCCTCCTCATCCTTACGGCCGTCTTTGGTTGGGTTGAAAGTCTTCTGCTGCCATGTGAGGAACTCGCTCAAAGTGTCTTTAAGGCGTGAGGCAAAGTCTGCATGGGTCATGGTGGCCTGGAGGCGGACCTACAATGACCACAAAGTGAcagaattacaaaaatgtaccaTTTTAAAGCTAATTGATTGACCCTATTTGTGCAAGTAGTGACCAGTGGCATTTCTTTACTCAAAtgagaatggaaaaataataataataataataataactattatACATAGACAGATATTTCATACACACTACAGAATTATAATTTTATCAATATGTCATTTGTAATCTTAGCTACTGATGGGGGATAGGGACTGCGCTCTACCACAAATAACTTtaccatttcaaactcattgtGTTACCCTTGAAAATTAATGGTTTACAAATGATTtggctttggaaaaaaaaaaaaaaattttaaaaattcaccggctcatatatatatatatatttttttttttttacctgtcccTTCTCATCCGTCCCTTTCAAGactcaaatgtaaatgaataatagaAATATTTTGCATGTATTCACAGGCTCATTATTTGGATAGATCTATACATAACAGGActagttttttttgtacttccTCCTAGTCCTTTTGAACATGGAAACTGTGCCAAATTATGTAATTtatcgccactttcttcttcatctattttattgatgttttattttgttgattgAAGCAATCAAAAATCCTTGTCGGCAGCCGTACCGACCTCCGACAGGTCGTTCTTCATCTTGCGGTAGTGGCTCTGGACGTTGGCGACCTCCTCCAGGTAGTCCTCCGTGAGCAGCTCCTTGACCGCGGTGGCCCTGGCCAGCATGCCGGCGCACACCTGCTGCCCCTTGGCCTTCTTCGGCCGCTGGAAGACGAGCGAATGCGGCATGGCGGTGTAGTCCACCGCCTTGCCGGAGACCAGCTTCCGGTAGACATAAAGCACGTCCAAGTGGCCGTAGGCGACCGAGTCCCGCAAGAACTTCTCCACGTCGTCCCAGTCCCGCAGAGCCAGGCGGATCCGCACCGGGGGAACGGCGAGCTGCATGTGGTAGAAGGCGTGCATCAGGTACAGCCCCCCGACCCGAACCTGGTAGCAGTAAGGCGGCAGGAAGTACTTGACGGCCGTGGCCAGGGTCACCCGGCAGAATCTCCTCATCTCGCTCCTGCCGGCGATGCCCAGGAAGACGTCCGAGAAGCCGGCGTCCCTCCACAGGGCCGTGAAGCGCTCCAGGCGGATCGAGTCGCCGTGTTGGAAGCGGCCGAGGAGAGCCTCCACGTCGTCGGTCAGAGGCTCGTAGAAGGTGTCGGCGTATATGGAAGGCACGCGAGGCATCGTGGACCGATCGTGGGGAAGGGAAAGATGACTTTGGAGCAATTTCCGAAAATGGCCGCGGACCGATAAGGGAAAAGCCATCCAATTAAACACCTGCGGATTCTTACCGATGattacacatttttacaaatatgaaaGAAGCACTTTTAGGGCCACCTTCAGAAAAACGCTGAGACTGAAGCTGTATATTTTACGAGGAAAATAGCTGTACACTCTCAAGATTACCGTTGTAATTTTAGTAGAATAACTGTGTgtattttggggaaataaaGTTTGTACATTTTGGAGCGAATAAGGATGCATaattaaggaaaaacaaaacttatTTTGAAGATTTAAGTGGTAATgtgacatattattattatttaagaaTAAAGTCGGATATTTGAGCAAAGTTTCATAAAGTTTTGTATTTTCGAGATTGAAGTTTTAGATTTATGTGGAAAAGGTTTCAGAGGAAAAAGTAGAATATTTTCACAAAGTTTATATTTGAGATTGAAATCATAAAGCCAAGATCAAAGTCATAATTTTTACAATAaggttgtatattttcaagaaataaattgTATACATGAGAAACGTTGTATATATTCAACATTAGTCATATTACaggaatgtttatttttcattaatttatttttttagataaattTGATAAGAATAAAGTCCAAAATTAGAGAAAAGTACAATATCTTCATGAAGAAAGTCATCTTTTAGAGcataaaaactaaatttaagATCGAAGCCGTgaggttgtatttttttggattgttttttaacaattatCCTGAAGTGACttttcctccccgatctgcGAGGACACCTGACAAGTCACATGTTAAACCTGTGCAATACTTACAATCACAAATCTTTATGCGTGTCATCAGCAGAGTTCGGCCAAGCCACCAACTCTGCGTTTGTGACATGAGAAAGAACACGCATACCATCAATCGGACcgtatttgagcatttttcctcctGACGAAAGTCAGCCATACTTCAAAACATGAACTATCGTTAGAAGAATGAGCCCAATGCGgttcattttgtactttttaattaaaatgtgtttcattttttgGAACACTTAACATGAGTTTTGTCTTGTGGTAACAGAAGGtcacaagacaaaaataaaagaaacactCATAgagacattttaattttttatcgCAACCGCCTTGGAGAGTTCATTTTGTGCCGTTTCATGTCCggtaaaaataagacaaaaagtAGAGGGGAGTTGGAGGGTTttgtctgtcaatttaaaaaaaaaaaaaaaaaaaaagttaggacccgagaatgaaataaaaattgaatgGTCCTTAGTTCCCCTGGCTACCAGCCTCCTTTGCcgccctttttcttcttctgttgtGCCTTCTTGCGCGTGGCCCCAGAGGACGCGGGTTTCTGCTGCCGCGGAGGGATCACGTTGGTGGGCGCCGAGCAGGACGCGGACCCCGGTCGAGGGGACGTCGGTGGGCTGCTGGCAGTCTTGCTGGCATCGCTGCCACACAGAGGGAGAAAGAGCACTCGAGAAtgttcattaattaaaattcgAGTCTTTCCGCAAATAGCGAAACATCACGAGTAATTGACGTCCCCCCAAAAACAGGTTGGTTATAAAGTTTTGCAAGATAGCAGCAAAGCACCACTTGTGTCTAAACGATTATGTACGTTACTGAACTGTTACTTTACtataggtgagttttttttttttttaagaaagtaaCAGTGGGAAGGTTCCCtgcgccccccaaaaaaagtgaagaGGTGAATTCACCAATATGCGGCGTTGCCTGTATCCCTAATTTTTTGCGAGAGGTGTAGATTGTGATCCACATTTCCAACTTGCTGAGATCCGATTCCCTGTTGCGGTACAAAAGTTCTGCTTTGTAGTAAAACCATTGCACTTTGTTATCTTCTTTTTATTGTGTGAAATGATAACAAACTTCGGACATTCATTCTTTTAcggactctttcctcctggctcgtcATCATCGCACCTTCTAAGTGAGTCTACACTAACATTAGCCCACGTAGAAAAATGAGTCATGCTTAAAGGCAgagattttgttttgacttttttgtaataTGGTTGTCAGATTAATTGTTTCAGCTCTATTTCATTGAATATAAAGTtactcacagctctgaggaggCTCCCGCCGTGGCCCCCTGCGTGCCTTTCCCGATCTGATCCTTCTTCTTCCCCTTCTTCTTGCCTCGGTAGTAGGCGCGCTCCCTCATGGGCAGCCACCTCTCTGGGTCGGGGGTGGATTTGGGGTCGCAGTTCTTCGGTAGTTTAGCTGGagggaggaagatgaagaagaggtgGGCACTTAGGACCTCCAGGCAGGCCAGGACGTTCAATTTATTAGTGAGCAAAACAcacctttcttctttttcttcttcttcttcagatcCCCTTGTCTGTAAAGACAACAGATGTACCCATAAATTACAGAGTCAATTAAATTCCATTTATATATTGCTAATTCAAAATGGAAGGTGTCTCAAGAAGGGGGGGGTCacaaatttgcatgtttttcgtGACACCTATTCTCAGCTCCTCCCTGAAAATCTCTTTCCGAAACGCCTTAAGATTCCACAAAATGGTGCCAAATCCCTTGCAAATAGGAACGTAGCAAAGAAGTAGTTTAAAGTGATACATCGTGACTGTtgtaagatctttgtatgtcgggcAGGTGCTAAGTTCAGCCTGGGCTGTTAGAAGCTCCGGAGAGTCTTTGCAGCAAGTGTATGATTTTAATGTGCATTccttttgaaatcaaatcatcagtgacacatttctttttaaggataatgtaaaatgagtttgaaatgatatattctgggattatagtttgtggtatatttccAGTTTCAACTTTTAATATATACACATGCTCACTCTAGAGTTccacgaaagaatcactgcctgagTACAAATCAGTTGTATCTATCTTATCtttaacacatttgcatttagtcTTCAGGAAGCTTTATTCAACTTTTGTGCTTTTTATGTGCaaattcattatttcagtggtgatttttttttttcattttcctatatttaagcacagtgttaatattcaaactgtgtcTGTTACAGTGggttacaataatattaaattaggaagtacttggtgtaaaaactgTGAGTACCACTAAGGTATTTCTCTAATTCTAGCAGAAGAATTGTAGCAGAAGTAAAAGTTTTGCTGTCTTTTTAGCTGCACAGGCACGAACTACTGGGGGAAAAAGAGAGGTTAGTAACATGCAGTAATTCCAATTTAACTTCCACTGGAAAAGCATGatgaaataaatcaaacaaaccCAATTAAAGTGATGAGAAGAAATTGTTACCCTTCTTCTTTGGGAAGGTTTTCTCCGGTGACTTTGGCTGCCTTTTTCCTGACGTACGTGGCTCCGTGCGAGTTCTCCAGCTCGTCCACGTCCACCTTGAAGGACATGGTGTCCGCCGAAGGGAGGTGCTTGCTCAGGCTGGAGGGGAACACTGAGGAAAACGCAACATTTTTTTGCGCTCTGAAGTTGTAAGACATTCAAGTTAAAGTGAAAGAGAAGACGTGATTTGTTTTTCCAAGGATACGATTTGGCTTTGTCCGTGTCCACCAGAGAGTAGGCGGAGATGAGTTGCGCCAGCGTGTGAATGTCTTTTGGGTTTTGCCTGTTTAAAGAAATAAGGTTTTATTAATACATGTaacaaaagacacacacacacaaagaaaaaataccGGCAATTTGCATGCATCAATTTGGTGTTAAAACGCTGATAAAATAAAACTCACGTCCACAGCTGCTCCAGATCACAAATGGCTTCCTTTTTCCGCCCGTACTTCAGTTTGAAATTGGCAGCTTCTCGCATCAGAGCCAAGTGGGCCGCGGATCCCGGCTGTGGAAGAGAAAGAAGAGGACATGGGTAAATATTATCGTAACAAATTACAATCCTTTGCTGCAGCTGAGGGATGaaaacaacatgacaaaaaagaaacctGTTCGGACTGGTAGTGCTGAATAGTTTGTCGAAAAACATCAATAGCCCCGTCTATGTCTTCTTCGTGCGAATACATGGACACCAGAGCGGACACCTGAGGAGCCAATAGCACCGTTTAGTTTCGGCTGACAGCTTGTTGAAATGCTCAATCACTGGAACGGTAGAGAAGATGCTGTCCATCATTAAATCGTTTTGCCCCACACGTACCATGCCCGCTTTGTGCTTGAACTCTTCAATGGACTTCAGGACATCGCAGGCTTTTGTGACGTGACCTGATGACCAAAAATCTGTTCGTTATAAATTATcgtcttaaaaaagaaaagttaattACACTAAAGTATTTGGGAATCATAGTTTGTGTGTCCATATTCACAGGAATTTGTCATACAGCAAATGTGTATGAAAACCTCTTCTAGGCTGTATATATAttgaacaatcaaatgaaaaacagtaattaTGGTGGTAACTGAGTGTGTCTCCTTGTGCCACATGACTATGTAttcttacaccactgcaaaaaccactgtaatttctcatgtataattcacattttcccccccaaaaaaatagtcagaagtCGATAGAGCATTATACTTCCTTGTAGGTACCGCCAGATCGATATAAAATGCCAAATATTAATGattttgttctgatatttttagACGGGGAAGCGAGCATAATTAAGAGATGTCCAcaaattttggtgatgattggctacaattttgtgacattaagcaacGCTaagcttttttaaatgaagcatggactggaataaaaaaaaaaaaaaaaaacagaattacacCAGCGCATGGACACAGCtgaatatttctttgaaaacagACTTAAGTACAGATAACGCTTGTGGCAtatggatccatccatccatccattttctgagccgcttctcctcactagggtcgtgggcatgctggagcctattccagctatcatcgggcaggaggcggggtacaccctgaactggttgccagccaatcgcagggcacatacaaacaaacaaccattcacactcacagtcacacctacgggcaatttagagtcttcaattaatgcatgtttttgggatgtgggaggaaaccggagtgcccggagaaaacccacgcaggcacggggagaacatgcaaactccacacaggtggggccggggattgaacccgggtcctcagaactgtgaggctgacgctctaaccagtcgtccaccgtgttaTGGCATATGGATAGCAGCAAATTGATGGTGGGCATTATACagaggtagaagggttttcctgattttggggGAACTCCTTTTACTTaagagcgtattatacatgagaaactACGGGAGTTTGTTGCCCGCCATTCGTTGCGTCCAAATGTTGGTAGGGTTGTAAACAGAGGACAAAATGATGTGCACAAATGCTTGTACCTTGAACTAAATAGAGTTGTGCCATCGTCAGTTTGATGGCCGACGCACTCTCTGGGTGTTGTTCTGAAAATTGCTGGGGGGGATGAACAGCACAATTATTTAGCTCACAGGTgtcataggctccagctcatcccgTGACCAGAGCGCTGCCCTACCTGGAGCAACTCGACTGCTTTGCTGTGCTGCTTCTCCCTGCACAGTTGAGCCACCTGGATCAGAACGGGTCGCGGGTGACCCGGGTTCTGCGACTGAAGGCCAGAAGCCAGCTTTCTGCACTGGTCGGCctgttggaaaacaaaaaaacaaacaaacaaatactgttCAATTTAAACAAAGCACACAGATGTACTGAATAATTAGGTATGCTCGAAACTCACCTGGTTAGTGTACATGGCCAGCAGGGCTTTGTTGAGTTCGATGGCCTGTAGCTGCTTTTTGGCCAGCTTGTATTCGACCCCTTCCGTGTTTGTCAGCTTTACCTTCTTCTTGGAGTCAAACACGTTTTGGTCCTGTGGAATCATTGCCTTTATCATTTCAATGAATgagaagtttaaaaaatgttttgccgcCGAACCCACTGTCACTGATTGACATGAATTTGGGTGGACGTTTCTATCACAACAGGAAGTACGAAAAAgcctcaaggacccatgcaAAAAATTGGACCGGATATCAGCCACCATTTTGGGGGCGAGTTCCATTACAAAGGGGGCTACAAAAttagaaaacatgaaaaagaggcctggaaagttggaaaaaaattgcCCCTCTCACCAGTTTCGACAGGTGACACAAAATTGCATATACAAGTCTCAAGGTCCCATGTCCGAAATTGAGCAGGATTCCAGGGCTCGCACTTCGATTAAATTCTAATAGGGAATTTTCCCCAATAGACCCCAATCGAAAGTAGATACCTACAGTACGACAGATGGGCAATGGGGGATTGCgatcactttttttgtcatatgcCATTTAATCTGTGGGGAGCGCAGCGTAGAGATTTTGAGGATTGACTATGAAAAGTGGTGTGCATGTTCATCATTGCTTCCAGCTTTATTGTTGCGCCTGTCTCTGTGACCTTCATCAATGAAAATACACAGGCTTGCCATCGACTCACCTTGTTTATTGTAATGATGTTGTTGGCAGTCACAGCCAGCAGGCCCACGTCGGACGGcctaaaataagcaaaaacaGTCAACAGTATTTTATGGATGAAAATTAACCATGAAAGCAAGAacaaactgcacacaaacacaatcttATGCCTCTGCGTGTAAATCAAAGAAGATTTCTCTTACTTGAGCTTGATGACCTGGTTGTAAAGCTGGAGCGACTCGTCTGTCCGACCCTGCAACTGCATCACGTACGCCATCTGGGAATGGATGACGGCCAGCTCTGACTCGATGTCCTCCTCGGTTATGTCCTGCAGGAGACGACACAattatgaaggaaaaaaagtagGCCTTCGAGATAATATATATCATGAATTGGACTACCATAAATGggacatattttgacaaaccAAATTTTTCGAGTATTTGGGATATAATATTGTCTCTGTAGTGTCTcagtaaaatatgaaatatgaagaaaaatcatccacgcattcctgaattTCAGACGCTTTCTGTCGAGAggactgaaatcaggtcattcgaatttctcgagcttatctacatcagtAACGAAGTTCTCGGCCTACCACTTTGCTCCTGAACCAGCGCTagcaacataacaaacacgtgcgcTCTCATAACAcagtcttctacacagaggtagccaatcagaaggaaggaggcggtcttagccaaatatggacaaagcggatacaaaactgggccaaacagaagtagctgtttgataggccttttctggacactcgtataacaaaaccaaggtgtttttttttgttttttttatgaaattgacacttttatactaagtccatgctagagagtcactctatggaggtttaaatagccaaaatacaggacctttaattCAAAGATACAATGATTATAGATATAGATTACGGTAGAGGAACAAACTTACCGAATCGTCAGCCAGTGACCTCCTGCAAAGCGCTGaaacacataaaaaataaaacattgcgTTTGCGCTGTGGGAAATGGTCCAATCTCACTTAATTGCTCTGGAAATTATtctgtatttaaattatttatctaCTTTGTTCATCTTTGCCAGCAGTGTACAGTGAGatgcagaacaattaaatgctcttccacgagatggcagaaggtacaatcaACCTGTGTATCCAACTGTTAGCAGTCACACAAGAGAATAATAGCTTGGTGATTCCGTAATACTTTCTGTCCTGTTTGACATGCTTAAACTTAATCGTATGCCTGGAGATTTTGGTTATTATTAAGAAAACCATGTAAAATGGCTAGATATCAGCTCTAAAATTAACCActtatgagctatttttgttCTCATCATTATAtatgtccaaacaaatgtatcttgagttgtaccaggcattaaataggaacaaaaaactaaagaaaaatggGTGGTCTAATAAgtttttccatgactgtataTGCCTTCGCTCAAGAAAGGTTGGTAAACACTGGTTTagaatataaaaaaaggtgGACTGGGAATGCGACTGGGCCTGACCTTCAGCTTGTTGAAGCTTATTGTACGCTGCCGTCAGCTGACCTCGGCCAATCAGCATGCACGCGGTGTTGTAGCACAGCTCGTACGTCGTCTCGGGAAGGCCTAAATCTTcctgaaaaggagaaaaaaagaaataatacacAGAGGGCCGAAGATCTGAAATCGCAACCGCTAAATTACGTGTTCACTCACTAACAGATTGTGTgcgctgttggcaacaggtgtaaaagtggtggacgTATTTTTTGTGCTTAAGGTAGCGCTGATTGCTTTC
This window encodes:
- the LOC133485249 gene encoding snRNA-activating protein complex subunit 1-like encodes the protein MAFPLSVRGHFRKLLQSHLSLPHDRSTMPRVPSIYADTFYEPLTDDVEALLGRFQHGDSIRLERFTALWRDAGFSDVFLGIAGRSEMRRFCRVTLATAVKYFLPPYCYQVRVGGLYLMHAFYHMQLAVPPVRIRLALRDWDDVEKFLRDSVAYGHLDVLYVYRKLVSGKAVDYTAMPHSLVFQRPKKAKGQQVCAGMLARATAVKELLTEDYLEEVANVQSHYRKMKNDLSEVRLQATMTHADFASRLKDTLSEFLTWQQKTFNPTKDGRKDEEESTEGGACRSRATLLASIKKRGYGHEQGGSKSKRCRQEAAADSSGSGPEWQGPNKTARPLSLRARTLKTLGKNAEKS
- the arl9 gene encoding ADP-ribosylation factor-like protein 9 isoform X1, coding for MLGWREAGVLGFSVALAGGLAYAVWNYAFFSRESDESRAGDDGASGRGKLSPDGEKLKKTEDGEDAELTVAVARVEPVCSAERAPKVSEQSMLVKPEGTQVLVLGLDGAGKSSLLYCLAIGSLDVDMVPTQGFNAVSINREDLHIEFLEIGGKAELRPYWPRYMSKALLLVFVADSSAPQLFPVAKAQLHELLHSNPRLPLMVLANKQDLPGACSITDLHDALELSKVGDRKLFLIGTCVKKGEPEVSSGVRDARELIIQLTSDRA
- the arl9 gene encoding ADP-ribosylation factor-like protein 9 isoform X2, which gives rise to MLGWREAGVLGFSVALAGGLAYAVWNYAFFSRESDESRAGDDGASGRGKLSPDGEKLKKTEDGEDAELTVAVARVEPVCSAERAPKVSEQSMLVKPEGTQVLVLGLDGAGKSSLLYCLAIGSLDVDMVPTQGFNAVSINREDLHIEFLEIGGKAELRPYWPRYMSKALLLVFVADSSAPQLFPVAKAQLHELLHSNPRLPLMVLANKQDLPGACSITDLHDALELSKVGDRKLFLIGTCVKKGEPEVSSGVRDARELIIQLTSGK
- the srp72 gene encoding signal recognition particle subunit SRP72 gives rise to the protein MASGALSTAALWTEVNRCGQNGDYTRALKALPKILQANRDDAMALHCKIVCLIQKGTFKEALNVMNIQAKVLGSELVFEKAYCEYRLNRVESALKTIEGAPEQTDKLKELYGQVLYRLERYDECKSVYTDLIRNSQDEYEEERKTNLAAVVATMSQWEKTPLEDLGLPETTYELCYNTACMLIGRGQLTAAYNKLQQAEALCRRSLADDSDITEEDIESELAVIHSQMAYVMQLQGRTDESLQLYNQVIKLKPSDVGLLAVTANNIITINKDQNVFDSKKKVKLTNTEGVEYKLAKKQLQAIELNKALLAMYTNQADQCRKLASGLQSQNPGHPRPVLIQVAQLCREKQHSKAVELLQQFSEQHPESASAIKLTMAQLYLVQGHVTKACDVLKSIEEFKHKAGMVSALVSMYSHEEDIDGAIDVFRQTIQHYQSEQPGSAAHLALMREAANFKLKYGRKKEAICDLEQLWTQNPKDIHTLAQLISAYSLVDTDKAKSLSKHLPSADTMSFKVDVDELENSHGATYVRKKAAKVTGENLPKEEGQGDLKKKKKKKKAKLPKNCDPKSTPDPERWLPMRERAYYRGKKKGKKKDQIGKGTQGATAGASSELDASKTASSPPTSPRPGSASCSAPTNVIPPRQQKPASSGATRKKAQQKKKKGGKGGW